One window of the Trifolium pratense cultivar HEN17-A07 linkage group LG2, ARS_RC_1.1, whole genome shotgun sequence genome contains the following:
- the LOC123905222 gene encoding uncharacterized protein LOC123905222 yields the protein MTNNTDKDCMEKILAIIYEIWNARNLLVFQEKNLPPQEISSNAFKKLHEYQSHGEVKTQKSQTSPPSTNSCSNNISWSPPLRGTLKINVDAHLSSDGHWFAWMVLRRSDGSAVGAATRVHKGMTNVVMGEAMGLNDAIDWIEKMEKHQVVFEMDSQIIVNAVRNREEIRKNWGSVVRRCIRFLKDNPNSDLVWVNHKANRVAHEIAKWAEHEPNCDWNECVPMCVWPLIQKDKGFVSLA from the coding sequence ATGACAAACAACACAGACAAGGACTGCATGGAAAAAATTCTTGCAATAATTTATGAAATATGGAATGCGAGAAATTTGCTGGTCTTTCAGGAAAAAAACTTACCTCCCCAAGAGATTAGCTCCAACGCGTTCAAAAAGCTTCATGAATATCAATCCCATGGTGAAGTAAAGACACAAAAATCCCAAACCTCTCCTCCTTCGACCAACAGTTGCAGTAACAACATCAGCTGGAGTCCACCGCTTAGGGGCACCCTGAAAATCAATGTGGATGCTCACCTAAGCAGTGATGGTCATTGGTTTGCATGGATGGTCTTGAGACGGTCGGATGGGAGCGCCGTTGGAGCTGCAACTAGGGTTCATAAGGGGATGACTAACGTTGTAATGGGAGAAGCCATGGGCTTGAACGACGCTATCGATTGGATTGAAAAGATGGAGAAGCATCAAGTGGTCTTTGAAATGGATTCGCAGATCATTGTGAATGCAGTAAGGAATAGGGAAGAGATTAGAAAGAATTGGGGAAGTGTTGTTCGTCGTTGCATTAGGTTCCTAAAAGACAACCCTAACTCTGATTTGGTTTGGGTTAACCACAAAGCTAATCGGGTCGCCCATGAAATAGCTAAGTGGGCTGAACATGAGCCCAATTGTGACTGGAATGAATGTGTTCCTATGTGTGTTTGGCCTTTAATCCAAAAAGATAAAGGTTTTGTATCTCTTGCTTAG
- the LOC123911420 gene encoding phospholipase A1-Ibeta2, chloroplastic-like, with protein sequence MMQFSTTAPAHNLHKFQALRCPSFRCHSSSIKQQPISSFASSSSSTQTHKPSRLHLSNLDKFLDSQKPLETSSTTTHFQHQQIQQPIQKSDAKDKKGKNFLEGLNLAKLWPEIKPGDEISPRHLKRLQRLLSKTAEYSPRNILGGKWKEYHGSNDWKGMLDPLDDNLRREVVRYGDLVQAAYQAFHADPAMSSTEPPQHRHVSLPERSYKVTKSLYATSSIGLPKWIDEVAPDLGWMTQRSSWVGYVAVCDDRREIARMGRRDIVISLRGTSTCLEWAENMRAQLVDLCDDNTEAQAQAQAQTKPKVECGFMSLYKTKGAHVQSLSESVVEEIKRLIELYKGEELSITVTGHSLGATLALLVAEEISTCDTNVPPVAVFSFGGPRVGNKAFGEHLEKKNVKVLRVVNTQDMITRVPGIFLSEELEEKLKNSKLVSGVVDMLEENTPLGYSHVGTELRVNTKMSPYLKPDADIACCHDLEAYLHLVDGYMASNCPFRANAKRSLARLMQDQSANVKKLYTSKAKGLSVNLSRQGSSLQNLSRQGSMSMSTCLPSPSSS encoded by the coding sequence ATGATGCAATTCAGCACCACCGCACCAGCTCATAATCTTCACAAATTTCAAGCACTAAGATGCCCCAGTTTCAGATGCCACTCTTCATCCATCAAACAACAACCTATTTCAtcttttgcttcttcttcttcttctactcaAACTCATAAACCATCTCGTTTACATCTTTCCAACCTTGACAAGTTTCTTGATAGCCAAAAACCATTAGAAACATCATCAACCACAACCCACTTTCAACACCAACAAATACAACAACCGATTCAAAAGAGTGATGCAAAGGACAAAAAAGGTAAAAACTTTCTTGAAGGTCTTAACTTAGCAAAACTATGGCCAGAAATCAAACCAGGAGATGAAATTTCTCCACGCCACCTCAAACGTCTTCAGCGTCTTCTTTCCAAGACGGCGGAGTATTCACCCAGAAACATCCTCGGCGGTAAGTGGAAGGAATATCACGGCAGTAATGACTGGAAAGGGATGTTAGATCCTCTTGATGATAATCTCCGGCGAGAAGTTGTTCGTTATGGGGACTTGGTCCAAGCTGCTTATCAAGCTTTTCATGCTGATCCTGCCATGTCATCAACTGAACCACCACAACACCGCCACGTGTCTTTGCCGGAAAGATCTTATAAAGTTACCAAGAGTTTATATGCCACATCATCGATCGGTTTACCTAAATGGATCGATGAGGTGGCTCCTGATCTTGGTTGGATGACCCAGCGTTCCAGCTGGGTCGGGTACGTCGCAGTCTGCGACGACAGAAGAGAGATTGCGAGAATGGGTAGAAGAGACATCGTGATCTCTCTTCGTGGAACTTCAACTTGTCTTGAATGGGCCGAAAACATGAGAGCCCAATTAGTCGACTTATGCGACGATAACACTgaagcccaagcccaagcccaagcccaaacAAAGCCCAAAGTAGAGTGTGGGTTCATGAGCTTATACAAAACTAAAGGAGCCCATGTTCAAAGCCTATCTGAATCAGTTGTAGAAGAAATAAAACGTTTAATTGAACTTTACAAAGGTGAAGAATTAAGCATAACTGTTACAGGACATAGTCTTGGAGCAACACTAGCACTATTGGTAGCTGAAGAAATCAGCACGTGTGACACAAACGTGCCACCAGTGGCTGTTTTTTCATTTGGTGGACCTCGTGTAGGTAACAAAGCCTTTGGTGAACATCTTGAAAAGAAAAACGTGAAAGTGCTTAGAGTTGTGAACACACAAGACATGATTACAAGAGTACCAGGAATTTTCCTAAGTGAAGAGCttgaagaaaaattgaagaattcaaaattgGTTAGTGGTGTTGTTGATATGTTAGAAGAGAACACACCTTTGGGATATTCACATGTTGGAACTGAATTAAGGGTTAATACTAAGATGTCACCTTATTTGAAGCCTGATGCTGATATTGCTTGTTGTCATGATTTGGAAGCTTATTTACATTTAGTGGATGGGTATATGGCTTCTAATTGTCCATTTAGAGCTAATGCTAAGAGAAGTTTAGCTAGATTAATGCAAGATCAAAGTGCTaatgttaaaaaattgtatACTAGTAAGGCTAAAGGATTGTCTGTTAATCTTAGTAGACAAGGATCATCACTACAAAATCTTAGTAGACAAGGATCTATGTCTATGTCTACTTGTTTACCTAGTCCATCATCTTCATAA
- the LOC123905223 gene encoding anthranilate N-benzoyltransferase protein 2, whose amino-acid sequence MDHVVGSQNHSSQMVAVTIVSPAKLTEPQQICQILFNDETDNKKINAIRKIEGCYQIVLYYENVQDEDHDWSLTGWIVESLARALLDHPLLAGRLQKKDLTGFEIVSNDSGIKLLEANYPTTLSEFLELNEKECDDDHEAELVFWNGIDGQFPQFSPLFFVQVTNFKCGGFSIGISCNLLLADILVVQKILNKWAQIHNMLPSNEETGATIFNHPRLKNPKSLPSEDLINHTQNKNRIQSVVFKVTTKDATFSKELWKELAMFCIDEMEQKLDMKIGSSFTLVVKESFEVIEVESLTKSGYSTMKEILKDQIFCITSWNDFGVNEVVFHEENKPLHPLHVSCWVGCVADTHVMIVPCLEENAYAVIIVSPC is encoded by the exons ATGGATCATGTTGTTGGCTCCCAAAACCATAGCTCACAAATGGTAGCTGTGACAATCGTGTCGCCAGCTAAATTAACCGAACCACAACAAATTTGTCAAATTCTATTCAATGATGAAACAGATAACAAAAAGATCAATGCAATAAGGAAAATTGAAGGATGCTATCAAATAGTGTTGTACTATGAAAATGTTCAAGATGAGGATCATGATTGGTCTTTAACTGGTTGGATTGTTGAGTCACTAGCTAGGGCCTTGTTGGATCATCCTCTACTAGCTGGTAGACTCCAAAAAAAGGACTTAACTGGATTTGAAATTGTGTCTAATGATTCTGGAATAAAACTCTTGGAGGCTAACTATCCTACAACCTTGTCTGAGTTTCTTGAGTTGAATGAAAAGGAATGTGATGATGATCATGAGGCTGAGCTTGTTTTTTGGAATGGAATTGATGGTCAATTTCCTCAGTTCTCTCCCCTCTTTTTTGTTCAG GTGACCAACTTCAAATGTGGAGGATTCTCAATTGGCATAAGTTGTAACCTCCTCTTGGCAGATATTTTGGTAGTTCAAAAAATCCTTAATAAATGGGCACAAATACACAACATGTTACCCTCAAATGAAGAAACTGGCGCAACCATATTTAACCACCCTCGTCTAAAAAATCCGAAATCTCTCCCATCAGAGGACTTAATCAACCACactcaaaacaaaaacagaattcAAAGTGTAGTATTCAAAGTCACTACTAAGGATGCAACTTTCAGCAAGGAATTGTGGAAGGAATTAGCCATGTTTTGCATTGATGAAATGGAACAAAAACTAGACATGAAAATAGGTTCAAGTTTTACTTTGGTTGTTAAAGAATCTTTTGAGGTCATTGAGGTAGAAAGTTTGACAAAGAGTGGATATAGTACTATGAAGGAAATCCTTAAGGATCAAATATTTTGCATTACATCATGGAATGATTTTGGAGTGAATGAGGTGGTTTTTCATGAAGAAAATAAGCCTCTTCAT CCTCTTCATGTTTCTTGTTGGGTTGGATGTGTCGCTGATACACATGTCATGATAGTTCCATGCCTAGAGGAGAATGCTTATGCTGTGATTATAGTTTCACCCTGTTAA
- the LOC123911422 gene encoding monooxygenase 2-like isoform X1, whose product MATTTSSFMFLKLPTSFPCHTRIGSLRSSKLINAQSSDIQKEHVVIVGGGIAGLATALSLHKLGVRSLVLEQSESLRTGGTSLTLFKNGWSVLDSIGVANYLRTQYLEIQGMVVKSEDGRELRAFNFKEEDESQEVRAVERRVLLETLAAQLPPDTIQYSSRLVKIEPSSNGDTLLEFTNGSKLLAQIVIGCDGIRSPIAKWMGFSEPKFVGHCAFRGLASYSDGQPFKPRVNYIYGKGLRAGYVPVSPTKVYWFICFNSSSPGPKTTDASMLKKEAKELVENWPQELLNIMDSTPDDTIIKTPLVDRWLWPTISPAVSAGKVVLVGDAWHPMTPNLGQGACCALEDAVVLAKKLAGAINSGDSSVEEAFRSYGNERWPRVFPLTIRANLVGSALQWDNPVVCSVRNNIVIPKLVRLGPLLEHTNFTSESL is encoded by the exons ATGGCTACAACAACCTCGTCTTTTATGTTTCTTAAACTTCCTACCTCATTTCCCTGTCATACCAGAATTGGATCCCTCAGAAGTTCCAAATTAATCAACGCACAATCTTCTGATATCCAAAAAGAACATGTTGTCATTGTTGGTGGTGGGATTGCAGGCCTTGCAACTGCTTTATCTCTTCACAAGCTTGGTGTTCGTTCTCTTGTACTGGAACAGTCTGAGTCACTTCGAACCGGTGGAACTTCACTCACCCTTTTCAAGAATGGGTGGAGTGTGCTTGATTCAATTGGAGTAGCAAATTATCTTAGAACTCAATATTTAGAAATTCAAGG GATGGTGGTGAAGTCTGAAGATGGAAGAGAACTACGTGCCTTCAATTTCAAAGAAGAGGATGAAAG CCAAGAGGTGCGTGCAGTGGAGAGGAGGGTACTTTTGGAAACCTTGGCTGCTCAGCTACCTCCGGATACCATTCAATATTCTTCACGGTTGGTCAAGATTGAACCAAGTTCAAATGGGGATACCTTATTGGAATTCACCAATGGTTCTAAACTACTTGCACAG ATTGTAATAGGATGCGACGGAATTCGATCACCTATAGCTAAGTGGATGGGATTTTCTGAGCCAAAGTTCGTTGGCCATTGTGCATTTCGTGGACTTGCCTCGTACTCAGATGGACAACCTTTTAAACCACGAGTGAATTACATCTACGGAAAAGGGTTGCGCGCAGGATATGTTCCTGTTTCTCCTACCAAAGTGTATTGGTTTATCTGCTTCAACAGTTCATCTCCAG GTCCTAAAACAACCGATGCATCGATGCTAAAGAAGGAAGCTAAGGAATTAGTAGAAAACTGGCCTCAAGAGCTATTAAACATAATGGATTCTACGCCAGACGACACTATAATCAAGACTCCGTTGGTGGATAGGTGGCTTTGGCCAACGATAAGTCCGGCTGTTTCTGCAGGTAAAGTTGTGCTCGTTGGAGATGCTTGGCATCCAATGACTCCAAATCTTGGGCAAGGAGCATGTTGTGCACTTGAGGATGCAGTCGTTCTTGCTAAAAAGCTTGCCGGAGCCATCAACTCTGGTGACAGTTCTGTCGAAGAAGCTTTTAGATCATATGGCAACGAAAGATGGCCGCGAGTATTTCCGCTAACCATTCGAGCAAACCTCGTGGGTTCTGCTTTGCAGTGGGATAACCCGGTGGTGTGTTCTGTTAGGAACAATATCGTCATACCTAAGCTAGTAAGGCTTGGTCCTTTGCTAGAGCACACAAATTTTACTAGTGAGAGTCTATAA
- the LOC123911422 gene encoding monooxygenase 2-like isoform X2, with protein sequence MVVKSEDGRELRAFNFKEEDESQEVRAVERRVLLETLAAQLPPDTIQYSSRLVKIEPSSNGDTLLEFTNGSKLLAQIVIGCDGIRSPIAKWMGFSEPKFVGHCAFRGLASYSDGQPFKPRVNYIYGKGLRAGYVPVSPTKVYWFICFNSSSPGPKTTDASMLKKEAKELVENWPQELLNIMDSTPDDTIIKTPLVDRWLWPTISPAVSAGKVVLVGDAWHPMTPNLGQGACCALEDAVVLAKKLAGAINSGDSSVEEAFRSYGNERWPRVFPLTIRANLVGSALQWDNPVVCSVRNNIVIPKLVRLGPLLEHTNFTSESL encoded by the exons ATGGTGGTGAAGTCTGAAGATGGAAGAGAACTACGTGCCTTCAATTTCAAAGAAGAGGATGAAAG CCAAGAGGTGCGTGCAGTGGAGAGGAGGGTACTTTTGGAAACCTTGGCTGCTCAGCTACCTCCGGATACCATTCAATATTCTTCACGGTTGGTCAAGATTGAACCAAGTTCAAATGGGGATACCTTATTGGAATTCACCAATGGTTCTAAACTACTTGCACAG ATTGTAATAGGATGCGACGGAATTCGATCACCTATAGCTAAGTGGATGGGATTTTCTGAGCCAAAGTTCGTTGGCCATTGTGCATTTCGTGGACTTGCCTCGTACTCAGATGGACAACCTTTTAAACCACGAGTGAATTACATCTACGGAAAAGGGTTGCGCGCAGGATATGTTCCTGTTTCTCCTACCAAAGTGTATTGGTTTATCTGCTTCAACAGTTCATCTCCAG GTCCTAAAACAACCGATGCATCGATGCTAAAGAAGGAAGCTAAGGAATTAGTAGAAAACTGGCCTCAAGAGCTATTAAACATAATGGATTCTACGCCAGACGACACTATAATCAAGACTCCGTTGGTGGATAGGTGGCTTTGGCCAACGATAAGTCCGGCTGTTTCTGCAGGTAAAGTTGTGCTCGTTGGAGATGCTTGGCATCCAATGACTCCAAATCTTGGGCAAGGAGCATGTTGTGCACTTGAGGATGCAGTCGTTCTTGCTAAAAAGCTTGCCGGAGCCATCAACTCTGGTGACAGTTCTGTCGAAGAAGCTTTTAGATCATATGGCAACGAAAGATGGCCGCGAGTATTTCCGCTAACCATTCGAGCAAACCTCGTGGGTTCTGCTTTGCAGTGGGATAACCCGGTGGTGTGTTCTGTTAGGAACAATATCGTCATACCTAAGCTAGTAAGGCTTGGTCCTTTGCTAGAGCACACAAATTTTACTAGTGAGAGTCTATAA
- the LOC123911423 gene encoding uncharacterized protein LOC123911423 isoform X1 translates to METKIERNVIGIENPFTLKVGQVFTGFGIGCGVGIGVGRPLNLGAIPMLNQVMSATRGATDAFSGVSRHVNTSLRKLGARNIEVGVGCGIGFGHGFGAGLAVKPGVLNQIQSCIAVTMTKMMMKFGLTPSLPFSPGAFPTSLQSATSTAIPGSMMQLATKSADQLSQGLAGSQPMNIGSAFDKTALKDTAADTTYGTRTEKVLNNFLQNPLLKGEGGGSSEAAGRLQTENKILQMVLKHQQIIEELVEENEKLRQILVEELKVPTSKLEASSSGRIRNKLPCTDCFECRRKQRRR, encoded by the exons ATGGAAACCAAAATTGAGAGAAATGTAATTGGAATTGAGAATCCATTTACTTTAAAAGTTGGTCAAGTATTTACTGGTTTTGGAATCGGTTGTGGAGTCGGAATCGGTGTTGGTCGCCCTTTAAATTTAG GTGCAATTCCAATGTTGAATCAAGTTATGAGTGCCACTAGAGGTGCAACTGATGCATTTTCTGGTGTTAGCAGACATGTCAATACTTCT ttgaGGAAGTTGGGAGCTAGGAATATTGAAGTTGGTGTTGGATGTGGAATTGGTTTCGGTCATGGTTTTGGAGCTG GACTTGCTGTGAAACCAGGGGTGTTGAATCAAATTCAATCTTGCATTGCA GTAACAATGacaaagatgatgatgaagtttgGACTTACTCCCAGTTTACCATTTAGTCCGGGTGCATTTCCAACATCCTTACAAAGTGCCACAAGCACAGCCATTCCAGGAAGCATGATGCAGTTAGCAACTAAATCAGCTGATCAATTATCTCAAGGTCTAGCAGGCTCTCAACCAATGAACATTGGTTCTGCTTTTGATAAAACGGCATTAAAAGACACTGCAGCTGACACGACATATGGCACCCGAACTGAGAAAGTTCTTAACAACTTTCTGCAAAATCCACTGTTGAAGGGAGAAGGAGGAGGATCCAGTGAAGCA GCTGGACGCTTGCAAACAGAGAACAAAATACTTCAGATG GTTTTGAAACACCAGCAAATCATTGAAGAACTTGTGGAGGAAAATGAGAAGCTTCGGCAGATACTAGTGGAGGAGCTGAAAGTACCAACCAGCAAACTTGAAGCTAGTTCTTCAGGTAGAATTAGAAATAAGTTGCCATGTACTGATTGTTTTGAGTGCCGTAGAAAACAAAGACGAAGGTAG
- the LOC123911423 gene encoding uncharacterized protein LOC123911423 isoform X2, with amino-acid sequence METKIERNVIGIENPFTLKVGQVFTGFGIGCGVGIGVGRPLNLGAIPMLNQVMSATRGATDAFSGVSRHVNTSLRKLGARNIEVGVGCGIGFGHGFGAGLAVKPGVLNQIQSCIAVTMTKMMMKFGLTPSLPFSPGAFPTSLQSATSTAIPGSMMQLATKSADQLSQGLAGSQPMNIGSAFDKTALKDTAADTTYGTRTEKVLNNFLQNPLLKGEGGGSSEAAGRLQTENKILQMVLKHQQIIEELVEENEKLRQILVEELKVPTSKLEASSSDRCSKGKNNKSQKAKSK; translated from the exons ATGGAAACCAAAATTGAGAGAAATGTAATTGGAATTGAGAATCCATTTACTTTAAAAGTTGGTCAAGTATTTACTGGTTTTGGAATCGGTTGTGGAGTCGGAATCGGTGTTGGTCGCCCTTTAAATTTAG GTGCAATTCCAATGTTGAATCAAGTTATGAGTGCCACTAGAGGTGCAACTGATGCATTTTCTGGTGTTAGCAGACATGTCAATACTTCT ttgaGGAAGTTGGGAGCTAGGAATATTGAAGTTGGTGTTGGATGTGGAATTGGTTTCGGTCATGGTTTTGGAGCTG GACTTGCTGTGAAACCAGGGGTGTTGAATCAAATTCAATCTTGCATTGCA GTAACAATGacaaagatgatgatgaagtttgGACTTACTCCCAGTTTACCATTTAGTCCGGGTGCATTTCCAACATCCTTACAAAGTGCCACAAGCACAGCCATTCCAGGAAGCATGATGCAGTTAGCAACTAAATCAGCTGATCAATTATCTCAAGGTCTAGCAGGCTCTCAACCAATGAACATTGGTTCTGCTTTTGATAAAACGGCATTAAAAGACACTGCAGCTGACACGACATATGGCACCCGAACTGAGAAAGTTCTTAACAACTTTCTGCAAAATCCACTGTTGAAGGGAGAAGGAGGAGGATCCAGTGAAGCA GCTGGACGCTTGCAAACAGAGAACAAAATACTTCAGATG GTTTTGAAACACCAGCAAATCATTGAAGAACTTGTGGAGGAAAATGAGAAGCTTCGGCAGATACTAGTGGAGGAGCTGAAAGTACCAACCAGCAAACTTGAAGCTAGTTCTTCAG ATCGGTGTTCAAAAGGAAAGAATAATAAAAGTCAAAAAGCAAAAAGCAAATAG